From Hylaeus volcanicus isolate JK05 chromosome 2, UHH_iyHylVolc1.0_haploid, whole genome shotgun sequence, the proteins below share one genomic window:
- the LOC128884881 gene encoding LOW QUALITY PROTEIN: cytochrome c oxidase assembly protein COX19 (The sequence of the model RefSeq protein was modified relative to this genomic sequence to represent the inferred CDS: substituted 1 base at 1 genomic stop codon) produces the protein MTSYTYSRKSFTPIPPEKGSFPLDHEGVCKLEMVKYMKCLYQNKNENTICRNEAKDYLACRMENQLMAQEEWSNMGYADQVKETXQQRFIANRFSY, from the coding sequence ATGACCTCGTACACGTATTCAAGGAAGTCGTTTACGCCCATACCACCGGAAAAGGGCAGTTTTCCACTCGACCATGAGGGTGTCTGCAAATTGGAAATGGTCAAATACATGAAGTGTCTATATcagaataaaaacgaaaacacgATATGTAGAAACGAAGCAAAAGATTATCTCGCATGCCGAATGGAAAACCAATTGATGGCACAGGAAGAGTGGTCGAATATGGGTTACGCTGACCAGGTCAAGGAGACATAACAGCAGCGATTTATTGCCAATCGATTCTCTTATTGA
- the LOC128873035 gene encoding phosphopantothenoylcysteine decarboxylase — protein MSNMPRKKVLIGCTGSVATIKLPQLVEKLWQNNLEVRIVVTEKAKHFLKEADLPSGIQVLSDTVEWAAWQDRGDPVLHIDLVKWADLFLIAPLDANTLGKIASGICDNILTCVARAWNPSKPLVFCPAMNTKMWEHPVTAPQVALLKSWGYKEVTCISKTLMCGDTGIGGMAEVDTIVQTTLRLVNPWDPYSPPDLRL, from the exons ATGTCAAACATGCCTAGAAAGAAAGTTTTGATTGGTTGCACCGGCAGTGTAGCCACAATTAAATTGCCACAGTTAGTAGAGAAATTATGGCAGAACAATTTGGAAGTGAGAATAGTGGTTACTGAAAAAGCTAAGCATTTTTTGAAAGAAGCAGATCTACCTTCTGGAATTCAAGTTTTATCGGATACCGTAGAATGGGCTGCATGGCAAGATAGAGGCGACCCTGTGTTACATATCGATCTGGTTAAATGGGCTGATTTGTTCTTAATTGCTCCATTAGATGCTAACACACTTGGCAAGATAGCCAGCGGTATATGCGACAATATCTTGACCTGTGTAGCACGTGCATGGAATCCTTCAAAGCCATTAGTTTTTTGTCCTGctatgaatacaaaaatgtggGAACATCCAGTTACTGCACCACAG GTAGCTCTGCTTAAGTCTTGGGGATACAAGGAAGTAACTTGCATTTCTAAAACTCTTATGTGTGGTGATACTGGAATAGGTGGTATGGCAGAGGTAGACACTATCGTTCAAACTACATTAAGATTAGTCAATCCTTGGGATCCATATTCGCCACCTGATCTACGTCTCTAA